From a single Triplophysa rosa linkage group LG1, Trosa_1v2, whole genome shotgun sequence genomic region:
- the gabarapb gene encoding GABA(A) receptor-associated protein b gives MKFQYKEEHPFEKRRSEGEKIRKKYPDRVPVIVEKAPKARIGDLDKKKYLVPSDLTVGQFYFLIRKRIHLRAEDALFFFVNNVIPPTSATMGQLYQEHHEEDFFLYIAYSDESVYGE, from the exons ATGAAGTTTCAATACAAAGAAGAGCATCCTTTTGAGAAGAGACGATCAGAGGGAGAGAAAATTAGGAAGAAGTATCCAGACAGGGttcct GTCATTGTGGAAAAAGCCCCTAAAGCTAGAATAGGTGACCTAGACAAGAAGAAATACCTCGTCCCCTCTGACTTAACAG TGGGCCAGTTTTACTTTCTCATTCGAAAACGAATCCACCTAAGAGCCGAGGATGCGCTCTTCTTCTTCGTAAACAACGTCATTCCCCCAACCTCTGCCACAATGGGTCAGCTATACCAG GAACACCATGAAGAAGACTTCTTCCTTTACATCGCCTACAGTGATGAGAGCGTGTATGGAGAATAA
- the spata6l gene encoding spermatogenesis associated 6-like protein isoform X1 yields the protein MLAVTTKAKMPHKAVKVIVELHLRAITCPGVHLPAKDDVYVSVCLMNQYRKSACLPAVFPLIIREKIRFEKLWKCATDPAAIAEFLQCETVKVELIQLTPPSGRILASFEEDARSFLFPEPKLVPSFSGVQREVLMTRDPTFPGISPRLEFSTKTTISEINNRDGSHSVPAKAMTRKSTKKARQGSAVSQIHPFSAPRRQTGLQDRDQVQMKDSWTGGRISFYRSPNFDRRLGSLSPNYTSRLKEAGICSSPFVPDGDSSDTDDLLDYAEEVGQRHSLKEYEGSSSPSHSSTESQRHNGCVFVCVFSRSLLGSSGVWEEVQERVQSLLTSPKAVYRLACGASESEIDEVLMRRSIVAHSCSF from the exons ATGTTAGCTGTAACAACAAAGGCCAAGATGCCCCACAAAGCTGTTAAAGTGATCGTTGAGCTCCACCTGAGAGCG ATAACCTGTCCAGGGGTCCATTTACCAGCCAAAGATGATGTTTACGTCAGTGTGTGTCTAATGAATCAATACAGAAAATCTGCATGTCTTCCTGCAGTCTTTCCATTAATTATTCGTGAGAAAATCAGGTTTGAAAAG TTGTGGAAGTGTGCAACTGATCCTGCAGCAATAGCTGAATTCCTGCAAT GTGAAACTGTGAAAGTTGAACTCATTCAATTGACGCCCCCAT CGGGAAGAATACTGGCCAGTTTTGAAGAAGATGCCCGAAGTTTTCTGTTCCCAGAGCCGAAGTTGGTGCCGTCTTTCTCTGGAGTACAAAGGGAGGTATTAATGACACGGGATCCCACTTTTCCT GGTATCTCTCCAAGGTTAGAGTTCTCTACAAAGACCACGATCAGTGAAATAAACAATAGAGATGGATCACACAGTGTTCCTGCg aaggcAATGACAAGAAAAAGCACAAAGAAGGCCCGACAGGGTAGCGCTGTATCCCAAATACATCCATTCTCTGCTCCCAGGAGGCAAACAGGACTCCAGGACAGAGACCAG GTTCAGATGAAGGACTCCTGGACAGGTGGACGTATCTCTTTCTATCGTTCACCGAACTTTGATAGAAGATTAGGAAGTCTGTCACCTAATTATACTTCTCGATTAAAAGAAGCAG GAATCTGTTCCAGTCCTTTT GTCCCTGATGGGGACTCCTCGGATACAGACGATCTCCTCGACTACGCTGAGGAAGTGGGCCAGCGTCATTCCCTTAAGGAATATGAGGGCTCTTCCAGCCCAAGTCACTCTAGCACGGAAAGCCAGAGGCACaatgggtgtgtgtttgtgtgtgtattctcCAG ATCTCTCCTGGGCTCTTCTGGTGTGTGGGAGGAGGTTCAAGAACGAGTTCAGAGCCTTTTAACATCTCCTAAAGCAGTTTACAGACTGGCCTGT GGTGCCAGTGAGTCTGAGATAGATGAAGTGCTAATGCGGAGATCTATTGTGGCCCACTCATGTTCATTTTAA
- the spata6l gene encoding spermatogenesis associated 6-like protein isoform X2 — protein sequence MLAVTTKAKMPHKAVKVIVELHLRAITCPGVHLPAKDDVYVSVCLMNQYRKSACLPAVFPLIIREKIRFEKLWKCATDPAAIAEFLQCETVKVELIQLTPPSGRILASFEEDARSFLFPEPKLVPSFSGVQREVLMTRDPTFPGISPRLEFSTKTTISEINNRDGSHSVPAAMTRKSTKKARQGSAVSQIHPFSAPRRQTGLQDRDQVQMKDSWTGGRISFYRSPNFDRRLGSLSPNYTSRLKEAGICSSPFVPDGDSSDTDDLLDYAEEVGQRHSLKEYEGSSSPSHSSTESQRHNGCVFVCVFSRSLLGSSGVWEEVQERVQSLLTSPKAVYRLACGASESEIDEVLMRRSIVAHSCSF from the exons ATGTTAGCTGTAACAACAAAGGCCAAGATGCCCCACAAAGCTGTTAAAGTGATCGTTGAGCTCCACCTGAGAGCG ATAACCTGTCCAGGGGTCCATTTACCAGCCAAAGATGATGTTTACGTCAGTGTGTGTCTAATGAATCAATACAGAAAATCTGCATGTCTTCCTGCAGTCTTTCCATTAATTATTCGTGAGAAAATCAGGTTTGAAAAG TTGTGGAAGTGTGCAACTGATCCTGCAGCAATAGCTGAATTCCTGCAAT GTGAAACTGTGAAAGTTGAACTCATTCAATTGACGCCCCCAT CGGGAAGAATACTGGCCAGTTTTGAAGAAGATGCCCGAAGTTTTCTGTTCCCAGAGCCGAAGTTGGTGCCGTCTTTCTCTGGAGTACAAAGGGAGGTATTAATGACACGGGATCCCACTTTTCCT GGTATCTCTCCAAGGTTAGAGTTCTCTACAAAGACCACGATCAGTGAAATAAACAATAGAGATGGATCACACAGTGTTCCTGCg gcAATGACAAGAAAAAGCACAAAGAAGGCCCGACAGGGTAGCGCTGTATCCCAAATACATCCATTCTCTGCTCCCAGGAGGCAAACAGGACTCCAGGACAGAGACCAG GTTCAGATGAAGGACTCCTGGACAGGTGGACGTATCTCTTTCTATCGTTCACCGAACTTTGATAGAAGATTAGGAAGTCTGTCACCTAATTATACTTCTCGATTAAAAGAAGCAG GAATCTGTTCCAGTCCTTTT GTCCCTGATGGGGACTCCTCGGATACAGACGATCTCCTCGACTACGCTGAGGAAGTGGGCCAGCGTCATTCCCTTAAGGAATATGAGGGCTCTTCCAGCCCAAGTCACTCTAGCACGGAAAGCCAGAGGCACaatgggtgtgtgtttgtgtgtgtattctcCAG ATCTCTCCTGGGCTCTTCTGGTGTGTGGGAGGAGGTTCAAGAACGAGTTCAGAGCCTTTTAACATCTCCTAAAGCAGTTTACAGACTGGCCTGT GGTGCCAGTGAGTCTGAGATAGATGAAGTGCTAATGCGGAGATCTATTGTGGCCCACTCATGTTCATTTTAA
- the spata6l gene encoding spermatogenesis associated 6-like protein isoform X3, which produces MLAVTTKAKMPHKAVKVIVELHLRAITCPGVHLPAKDDVYVSVCLMNQYRKSACLPAVFPLIIREKIRFEKLWKCATDPAAIAEFLQCETVKVELIQLTPPSGRILASFEEDARSFLFPEPKLVPSFSGVQREVLMTRDPTFPGISPRLEFSTKTTISEINNRDGSHSVPAKAMTRKSTKKARQGSAVSQIHPFSAPRRQTGLQDRDQVQMKDSWTGGRISFYRSPNFDRRLGSLSPNYTSRLKEAGICSSPFVPDGDSSDTDDLLDYAEEVGQRHSLKEYEGSSSPSHSSTESQRHNGSLLGSSGVWEEVQERVQSLLTSPKAVYRLACGASESEIDEVLMRRSIVAHSCSF; this is translated from the exons ATGTTAGCTGTAACAACAAAGGCCAAGATGCCCCACAAAGCTGTTAAAGTGATCGTTGAGCTCCACCTGAGAGCG ATAACCTGTCCAGGGGTCCATTTACCAGCCAAAGATGATGTTTACGTCAGTGTGTGTCTAATGAATCAATACAGAAAATCTGCATGTCTTCCTGCAGTCTTTCCATTAATTATTCGTGAGAAAATCAGGTTTGAAAAG TTGTGGAAGTGTGCAACTGATCCTGCAGCAATAGCTGAATTCCTGCAAT GTGAAACTGTGAAAGTTGAACTCATTCAATTGACGCCCCCAT CGGGAAGAATACTGGCCAGTTTTGAAGAAGATGCCCGAAGTTTTCTGTTCCCAGAGCCGAAGTTGGTGCCGTCTTTCTCTGGAGTACAAAGGGAGGTATTAATGACACGGGATCCCACTTTTCCT GGTATCTCTCCAAGGTTAGAGTTCTCTACAAAGACCACGATCAGTGAAATAAACAATAGAGATGGATCACACAGTGTTCCTGCg aaggcAATGACAAGAAAAAGCACAAAGAAGGCCCGACAGGGTAGCGCTGTATCCCAAATACATCCATTCTCTGCTCCCAGGAGGCAAACAGGACTCCAGGACAGAGACCAG GTTCAGATGAAGGACTCCTGGACAGGTGGACGTATCTCTTTCTATCGTTCACCGAACTTTGATAGAAGATTAGGAAGTCTGTCACCTAATTATACTTCTCGATTAAAAGAAGCAG GAATCTGTTCCAGTCCTTTT GTCCCTGATGGGGACTCCTCGGATACAGACGATCTCCTCGACTACGCTGAGGAAGTGGGCCAGCGTCATTCCCTTAAGGAATATGAGGGCTCTTCCAGCCCAAGTCACTCTAGCACGGAAAGCCAGAGGCACaatgg ATCTCTCCTGGGCTCTTCTGGTGTGTGGGAGGAGGTTCAAGAACGAGTTCAGAGCCTTTTAACATCTCCTAAAGCAGTTTACAGACTGGCCTGT GGTGCCAGTGAGTCTGAGATAGATGAAGTGCTAATGCGGAGATCTATTGTGGCCCACTCATGTTCATTTTAA
- the slc1a1 gene encoding excitatory amino acid transporter 3: MDLLGKKERRGRDVKGVLKRNWLLLATITSVILGIGLGVVVRDYASLSHLGKQYFGFPGEILMRMLKLVILPLIVSSMITGVAALDSEVSGKIGLRAVLYYLSTTIIAVCLGILLVTTIKPGVSQNADHIDRTGSTPNVTTIDTLLDIIRNMFPENLVQACFQQYKTQLKEIEPPKPNVNATTTTFPPFINIITNVAQNLTKDYKIVGAYSDGINVLGLIVFCVTFGLVIGKMGERGRILLEFFDALNEATMRLVQIIMCYMPVGILFLIAAKIIEVEDWDIFRKMLMYMVTVLSGLAIHSLVFLPLIYFVVVRKNPFSFALGMAQALVTALMISSSSATLPVTFRCAEENNRIDKRITRFVLPVGATINMDGTALYEAVASIFIAQLNNYALDAGQIVTISIMSTVASIGAAGVPNAGLVTMVIVLTAVGLPASDVTLIVAVDWLLDRFRTMINVLGDAYGAGVVQKLSKRELERMDLMSDVDAVNPFALETTLDDDECEKKSYVNGGFTIDKSDAISFTETSQF; this comes from the exons ATGGATCTGTTGGGGAagaaagagaggagaggcagGGATGTAAAAGGCGTGCTGAAGAGGAACTGGCTTCTCTTGGCGACCATCACTTCAGTAATACTGG GAATAGGTCTTGGAGTGGTGGTACGGGACTATGCCTCTCTGTCCCATCTTGGGAAGCAGTACTTTGGCTTCCCTGGAGAAATCCTGATGAGAATGCTAAAGCTTGTCATCCTGCCTCTCATCGTCTCCAGCATGATAACAG GAGTGGCAGCATTGGACTCTGAAGTATCAGGCAAGATCGGTCTTCGTGCGGTACTTTATTACCTCTCCACTACCATCATTGCCGTCTGTCTAG GAATCCTTCTTGTGACGACTATTAAACCCGGGGTCTCTCAGAATGCTGATCATATCGACAGAACAGGAAGCACTCCAAATGTCACCACTATTGACACCCTGCTGGACATTATTCG GAACATGTTTCCAGAAAACCTTGTGCAGGCCTGTTTTCAGCAG TATAAGACGCAACTCAAAGAAATTGAACCGCCAAAACCCAACGTAAACGCAACTACGACTACATTTCCaccatttataaatattatcACAAATGTTGCACAG AACTTGACCAAGGACTACAAGATTGTTGGGGCGTATTCAGACGGGATTAATGTTCTTGGTCTTATTGTATTCTGCGTGACCTTCGGCCTGGTCATTGGCAAGATGGGTGAAAGGGGACGCATCCTACTCGAGTTCTTCGATGCGCTGAATGAAGCCACCATGAGACTCGTTCAAATTATCATGTG tTACATGCCTGTTGGAATTTTGTTCCTAATTGCTGCCAAGATCATCGAGGTGGAAGACTGGGATATCTTCAGGAAGATGCTCATGTACATGGTTACAGTGCTGAGCGG ACTAGCCATCCATTCCCTCGTATTTCTTCCTCTCATATACTTTGTGGTCGTGAGAAAGAATCCGTTCAGCTTTGCTCTGGGAATGGCACAGGCCCTGGTCACCGCACTCATGATTTCTTCAAG TTCGGCCACCTTGCCAGTCACCTTCCGGTGCGCAGAGGAGAACAACAGGATTGACAAGAGGATCACCCGCTTCGTCCTGCCAGTCGGTGCCACCATCAACATGGATGGGACGGCACTCTACGAAGCTGTTGCTTCAATATTCATAGCTCAGTTGAATAACTACGCCCTGGATGCTGGACAGATTGTCACTATAAG CATCATGTCAACGGTAGCCAGCATTGGTGCAGCAGGAGTTCCAAATGCTGGACTGGTAACCATGGTGATAGTTCTCACAGCAGTGGGCCTTCCCGCTAGTGATGTCACTCTCATCGTTGCTGTTGATTGGCTGCT TGATCGCTTCCGTACCATGATCAATGTCCTTGGAGATGCATATGGTGCTGGAGTAGTCCAGAAGCTGTCGAAGCGAGAACTGGAGAGGATGGACCTCATGTCAGACGTGGATGCTGTCAACCCGTTTGCACTGGAGACCACGCTGGACGATGACGAGTGCGAGAAGAAATCGTACGTTAATGGTGGATTCACCATTGACAAAAGCGACGCCATTTCCTTCACTGAAACCTCACAGTTTTAG